In Anaerolineales bacterium, the following proteins share a genomic window:
- a CDS encoding electron transfer flavoprotein subunit alpha, giving the protein MNREYSPVWVIAEQINGQLLPVSLQLIGKAKALADGLGTHLDAVLLGEKVTGLCDQLIAAGADCIYAGDNTCFRDYHPQIFTATLVDLIQKHNPEIVLLGSTFMGRELAPLLAAKLGTGLTAHCVELILDQEMHLVQKIPAYGGFMSIVCPERKPQMATVAQGVFQIPSVDKNRTGKIITIEPPEEITSRLEILEIVRQEQTGVDLESARTVVAGGAGAGDQVGWEQIVELANVLDAGLGSTRPVVDAGWAGIETMIGQSGKMVKPEIYIGVGLSGEQQHMVGVTGAKFMLAINIDPKSPVFKKVDIGVVADCQEFLPILIDKLKKYKKKG; this is encoded by the coding sequence GTGAATCGAGAGTACAGTCCGGTATGGGTGATTGCAGAACAAATCAATGGACAGCTGCTTCCAGTCTCGCTTCAATTGATCGGTAAGGCTAAGGCTTTAGCTGATGGACTTGGAACTCATCTTGATGCTGTGCTGTTGGGTGAAAAAGTTACTGGTTTATGCGATCAGCTGATTGCTGCAGGTGCGGATTGTATATATGCAGGTGATAATACCTGTTTTCGAGATTATCACCCACAGATTTTTACTGCCACCCTTGTTGATCTAATCCAGAAACACAACCCTGAAATCGTGCTGTTGGGCTCTACCTTTATGGGGAGAGAGTTAGCTCCCTTGCTGGCAGCTAAACTGGGCACTGGCCTGACAGCTCACTGCGTAGAGCTGATACTCGATCAAGAAATGCATCTGGTTCAAAAGATCCCGGCTTATGGAGGGTTCATGTCGATTGTCTGCCCTGAGCGAAAACCTCAAATGGCGACGGTAGCGCAGGGTGTCTTCCAGATACCATCGGTAGATAAAAACCGCACTGGGAAAATCATTACGATCGAGCCTCCAGAAGAAATTACTTCACGTCTCGAGATTCTGGAAATCGTACGCCAAGAACAAACAGGTGTGGATCTGGAATCAGCCCGTACGGTTGTAGCTGGTGGAGCAGGGGCAGGAGACCAGGTTGGTTGGGAGCAGATTGTGGAGTTGGCAAATGTGCTGGATGCAGGGCTTGGCTCGACCAGGCCTGTGGTGGATGCTGGCTGGGCTGGAATCGAAACCATGATCGGCCAGAGCGGGAAGATGGTTAAGCCGGAGATCTACATCGGTGTGGGTTTATCCGGAGAACAGCAGCACATGGTCGGCGTGACTGGGGCGAAATTCATGCTCGCCATTAATATCGATCCCAAATCACCGGTTTTTAAAAAGGTGGATATTGGTGTCGTGGCTGATTGTCAAGAGTTCCTGCCGATCCTTATCGATAAATTAAAAAAGTACAAGAAGAAGGGGTGA
- a CDS encoding electron transfer flavoprotein subunit beta, translating into MLKIVVCVKAVPDPNKADKVRIDPKTKRLNRVDIPLVINPLDKHALEAALQLKAKLGVEISVISMGPAEAGNVVIECLAYGAEYGYLLSDPAFAAADAYATAYTLACAIKKLGSFDLVFCGRESSDGATEWVGPELAMFLDWPVVTMVKEILESSSTHMIVKASIEGGYRIVKVMLPAVVTVTRELNVPRPLSFSSILKARNKQISVLNYHDLELLPEQVGEKGSPTIVTELEYLEETRACEMIEGNLDEKAEGIIQVLVRKGVLQ; encoded by the coding sequence ATGTTGAAAATTGTAGTTTGTGTAAAGGCTGTACCTGATCCGAACAAGGCGGATAAAGTAAGAATCGATCCTAAAACTAAAAGGCTGAATAGGGTCGATATCCCCTTAGTGATCAATCCGCTGGATAAACATGCTTTGGAAGCTGCTCTTCAATTAAAAGCGAAGCTCGGTGTAGAGATCTCCGTTATAAGTATGGGGCCTGCAGAAGCAGGAAACGTGGTAATAGAGTGCCTCGCCTATGGGGCAGAATATGGATACTTGCTTTCTGATCCAGCTTTCGCGGCTGCAGATGCTTATGCTACTGCATATACACTGGCGTGTGCGATTAAGAAACTTGGCTCCTTCGATTTAGTATTTTGCGGACGTGAGAGCAGTGATGGGGCTACAGAATGGGTGGGACCTGAGCTGGCCATGTTTTTGGATTGGCCCGTGGTAACGATGGTCAAAGAAATACTGGAGAGTTCTTCCACTCATATGATCGTAAAAGCGTCCATCGAAGGTGGATATCGCATCGTCAAAGTGATGCTTCCGGCCGTAGTGACCGTCACCCGTGAGCTGAACGTTCCCAGGCCGCTTAGTTTTTCGAGCATCCTTAAGGCACGTAATAAGCAGATTAGTGTACTGAATTACCATGATCTTGAACTCCTACCAGAGCAAGTGGGAGAGAAAGGTTCCCCAACCATTGTAACTGAGCTGGAATATCTGGAAGAAACACGCGCTTGTGAAATGATTGAAGGCAATTTGGATGAAAAAGCTGAAGGTATAATCCAGGTGTTAGTCCGTAAGGGGGTGCTGCAGTGA
- a CDS encoding Fe-S protein, with amino-acid sequence MAINKSIIIREQMLQQVEEFGASLAGIARVDDLKKSPSYLKYAQNPYYSYFTSYPEWPEGARSILVFGLLHKKSEPELDWWDPKPGGTPGNRALIRIQKKQKAWFKDELGINSISLPYKIEEGGIFLKDASSLAGIGIIGKNNLLISREYGPRVRLRAMFLEIELEATSPLDFDPCLTCDKPCYRACPQNAFRSGFYERKYCELQMKKDEANVRPLPGDPSTDHVRYCRACELACPVGK; translated from the coding sequence ATGGCAATCAATAAATCAATAATTATCAGAGAGCAGATGCTCCAGCAAGTTGAAGAGTTTGGAGCGAGCCTGGCAGGCATCGCCCGTGTGGATGACCTAAAGAAATCGCCTTCGTATTTAAAATACGCCCAAAATCCTTATTATTCCTATTTCACGAGTTATCCCGAATGGCCGGAAGGGGCCAGATCGATCCTGGTTTTCGGCCTGCTGCATAAGAAAAGCGAACCTGAGCTAGATTGGTGGGACCCGAAGCCGGGTGGAACCCCAGGAAACCGGGCATTGATCAGGATCCAGAAAAAACAAAAGGCCTGGTTTAAAGACGAGCTAGGGATCAATTCCATTTCGCTACCATATAAGATCGAGGAAGGCGGGATTTTCCTCAAGGATGCTTCTTCACTGGCCGGAATTGGAATTATCGGCAAGAATAATCTATTGATCTCCCGGGAATACGGTCCCAGGGTTCGCCTGCGGGCTATGTTCCTTGAAATTGAGCTTGAAGCGACCAGTCCGCTTGATTTTGACCCGTGTTTGACTTGTGACAAGCCTTGTTACCGTGCCTGCCCACAAAATGCGTTCAGAAGTGGCTTTTATGAACGCAAGTATTGCGAGCTCCAGATGAAAAAAGATGAGGCCAATGTCAGGCCTTTACCAGGCGACCCGAGCACAGATCATGTGCGTTACTGCCGTGCTTGTGAGCTTGCCTGCCCGGTAGGAAAATGA
- a CDS encoding serine hydrolase, whose product MKLANPEQMGFSGERLTRITEFMQRYVDEGKIAGFVTLVARKGNIVYFDKCGYQDIASKIPISIDTIFRIYSMTKPITSTALMMLFERGLVRLEDPLSKYIPQFKKCKVLGEAGRLLDLDREILIHDLLDHTAGLSYGGYADTRLPVDKLYDQANLFDPTITLEEMVLRIAELPLAFQPGSKWLYSMATDVIGRLIEIISGSPLPDFINDKVCKPLGMKDTAFLVTSSKVKRLSTLYGKGKESDLAVLDEAIGGDYFKTKLYLGGSGMVSTLADYYRFAQCVLNKGELEGVRLLGTKIVEYMTCNHLHAALLPIVMGITPMPGMGFGLGYSVMMDVAQSGMMGSVGLHGWGGWANTHFWVDPREQLVGILMMQYIPSGTYQVTNDFRTAVYQAMIDG is encoded by the coding sequence ATGAAGCTTGCCAATCCTGAACAAATGGGTTTTTCTGGCGAGAGGTTAACCCGCATTACTGAATTCATGCAACGTTATGTGGATGAGGGGAAAATTGCCGGCTTCGTCACCCTGGTAGCACGCAAGGGTAACATAGTGTATTTCGATAAGTGTGGCTACCAGGATATTGCCAGTAAGATCCCCATAAGCATTGACACGATTTTCCGGATCTATTCGATGACCAAGCCGATTACCAGCACTGCCCTCATGATGCTTTTCGAACGCGGGTTAGTACGCTTGGAAGATCCACTAAGTAAATATATCCCTCAGTTTAAAAAATGCAAGGTGCTTGGGGAGGCAGGCCGTCTATTGGATCTGGACCGTGAAATTCTGATACATGATTTGTTGGATCACACCGCCGGGCTCAGTTATGGAGGGTATGCAGACACGAGATTGCCGGTGGATAAGCTGTATGACCAGGCCAATCTTTTTGATCCAACGATCACCCTGGAAGAAATGGTATTGCGCATAGCTGAACTACCCCTGGCTTTTCAACCAGGGTCTAAATGGCTTTACAGCATGGCTACGGATGTTATTGGTCGGTTGATTGAAATCATTTCGGGTTCTCCATTGCCTGATTTCATAAATGATAAGGTGTGTAAACCGCTGGGAATGAAAGATACGGCTTTTTTGGTGACATCTAGTAAAGTCAAGCGGTTGTCGACATTATACGGGAAGGGGAAAGAGAGCGATTTGGCAGTCCTCGATGAGGCTATCGGCGGAGATTATTTCAAGACCAAGCTGTACCTGGGTGGTTCAGGCATGGTGTCAACCTTGGCAGATTATTACCGCTTTGCCCAATGCGTTTTGAATAAAGGGGAGCTGGAAGGGGTGCGTCTGTTGGGCACCAAGATAGTGGAGTACATGACCTGCAACCATTTGCACGCAGCATTGTTACCCATTGTCATGGGGATAACTCCTATGCCTGGTATGGGCTTTGGCCTGGGGTATAGTGTGATGATGGACGTCGCCCAGTCAGGTATGATGGGCTCGGTCGGGTTGCATGGCTGGGGAGGCTGGGCGAATACGCATTTCTGGGTTGATCCAAGAGAGCAGCTGGTAGGCATCCTGATGATGCAATATATCCCCAGCGGGACTTACCAAGTGACCAATGACTTCCGAACGGCTGTGTATCAAGCCATGATCGATGGCTAG
- a CDS encoding AMP-dependent synthetase yields MFVPLTPLEFRQRAAELYGNKIGIVDGDRRFTYAEYDQRINRLANALSGLGSGKGTVISFIAYNSHQLLEAYYGVPQIQGVLNPINIRLNSSEIEYILNHAEAQVLCFHQDFLPMVEELRPRLPKVKDYIVIEAERDVDWALHYETVLEKQSPQAEFDLDAVDENAVIELFYTSGTVGAPKGVAITSRSLYLHTLSAINGFQVTDEDALLHVVPLFHVNGWGTPQFLTAVGGKHVMLRKMDFGEVLRLIEEERITKILGVPAIFNGLLAHSDLKKRDLSSLKEIIIGGAPSPYSLIESLEKEIGCKAIVGYGLTETSPFGVIARPKPHLKGDETTRLKTQVKTGLPIVGVRLRVVDESSQDVPHNEKTMGEIIFRSNIVMKEYLKDPQATSEAIVDGWFHSGDMAVVDDEGYITIVDRKKDIIISGGENISSVEVEKVILNYPAVFETVVIGVPDDKWGEVAKAIVVLKPGAKVSEDEIIAFVKEHLARYKAPKTVEFWDELPKGGTGKVLKREIRKPYWEGHEKSVH; encoded by the coding sequence ATGTTCGTGCCACTGACACCTTTGGAATTCAGGCAGAGAGCAGCGGAGCTTTATGGCAATAAGATTGGAATTGTGGATGGTGATAGGCGTTTCACCTATGCGGAATATGATCAACGCATCAATCGGTTAGCCAATGCCCTTAGCGGTTTAGGATCCGGTAAGGGCACAGTGATCTCTTTCATTGCCTATAATTCACACCAGTTGCTTGAAGCCTATTATGGTGTTCCGCAAATCCAGGGTGTGCTTAACCCTATCAATATCCGACTAAATAGCAGCGAGATTGAATATATCCTTAATCACGCTGAAGCGCAGGTCTTATGTTTTCATCAAGACTTCCTTCCGATGGTTGAAGAGCTGCGGCCAAGATTGCCGAAAGTGAAAGACTATATTGTGATTGAAGCTGAAAGGGATGTTGATTGGGCTCTCCATTACGAGACTGTATTGGAAAAACAATCTCCGCAAGCTGAATTCGACCTGGACGCAGTAGATGAGAATGCGGTGATTGAACTATTTTATACCTCGGGTACAGTAGGAGCTCCCAAGGGTGTGGCAATCACCAGCCGAAGCCTGTATTTGCACACGCTAAGCGCTATAAACGGGTTTCAAGTTACCGATGAAGACGCCTTATTACATGTCGTGCCATTGTTCCATGTAAATGGATGGGGTACACCACAATTCCTAACCGCAGTAGGTGGTAAACATGTCATGTTACGCAAGATGGACTTTGGGGAAGTATTAAGGCTTATTGAAGAAGAGAGGATCACTAAAATATTGGGTGTTCCGGCGATATTTAATGGGCTACTGGCACACTCTGACTTGAAGAAACGGGATTTAAGCAGCTTGAAGGAAATTATCATTGGTGGTGCTCCATCTCCTTATTCATTAATCGAGAGCCTGGAAAAAGAAATCGGTTGCAAAGCCATCGTTGGATACGGGCTGACTGAAACCTCTCCTTTTGGGGTGATTGCGCGTCCCAAGCCTCATCTAAAGGGAGACGAAACTACACGGCTGAAAACACAGGTGAAGACAGGTTTACCAATCGTCGGTGTGAGATTGCGTGTAGTCGACGAATCGAGCCAAGATGTCCCTCATAATGAAAAAACCATGGGAGAGATCATTTTCAGGAGCAATATCGTAATGAAGGAGTATCTAAAAGATCCTCAAGCTACGTCAGAAGCAATTGTGGATGGCTGGTTCCATTCGGGGGATATGGCAGTTGTAGATGATGAAGGGTATATAACGATTGTAGATCGCAAGAAAGATATCATTATCTCTGGCGGAGAGAATATTTCCTCTGTCGAGGTAGAGAAGGTAATCTTGAATTACCCTGCGGTTTTTGAGACGGTTGTGATTGGTGTTCCGGATGATAAATGGGGTGAAGTTGCCAAAGCGATCGTAGTGCTTAAGCCTGGCGCTAAGGTCTCCGAAGATGAAATCATAGCATTTGTGAAAGAGCATCTGGCGAGATATAAAGCTCCAAAGACCGTTGAGTTTTGGGATGAGTTACCTAAAGGAGGCACTGGAAAGGTTCTAAAGAGGGAGATTCGAAAACCGTATTGGGAGGGTCACGAAAAGTCTGTGCATTAG
- a CDS encoding acetyl-CoA C-acyltransferase: MKEVVIVDAVRTPVGNLGGMFRDYDAVALLQFVVKGILERTKLDPTTIDEIIFGCVFQSSDAPNIARVAALKSGLPIDLPAYTVARNCVSGMDTIIQAYRSIQTGDGEVYLVGGVESMSNIPYLVRGARWGLKLRHAQFTDALWEGLTDPNCEQIMGRTAENLVEEFNLTRLQQDEFAVNSHKKAFQAHSNGRFNDEVIPVEIFKKKEGKIILNQDETINPGLTIEKASLAPASFKDNGTVTPANACSISDGASAMLIMSAEKAEKLGYVPMAEIVAYDYAGVEPHRMGIAPAYAVPRALRKAGLKLDDMDLIEVNEAFAGQVLSVGAVLGWDWAKVNVNGGAIALGHPVGSSGCRIVVTLVHEMRHRKQEGVSGRYGLATLCAEGGQGCALIVKTVGL; this comes from the coding sequence ATGAAAGAAGTTGTCATTGTTGATGCTGTCCGAACCCCTGTGGGAAATCTAGGGGGTATGTTTCGAGATTACGATGCAGTAGCGTTGCTCCAATTTGTCGTCAAGGGTATATTGGAACGTACTAAACTTGACCCAACAACTATCGATGAGATTATTTTTGGTTGTGTTTTCCAATCGAGCGATGCCCCCAATATTGCCCGTGTCGCTGCTTTGAAATCAGGTCTACCGATTGATCTCCCTGCTTATACGGTTGCCCGTAACTGCGTATCAGGTATGGATACAATCATCCAGGCTTATCGTAGTATCCAGACAGGGGATGGAGAGGTATACCTGGTGGGTGGGGTCGAGTCGATGAGTAATATTCCTTATCTCGTGAGAGGTGCTCGTTGGGGATTGAAGCTTCGCCATGCACAATTTACAGATGCTTTATGGGAAGGATTGACCGATCCCAATTGCGAGCAGATCATGGGTCGCACGGCTGAAAACTTGGTCGAGGAATTCAACCTCACCCGCCTACAACAGGATGAATTCGCCGTAAACAGCCATAAGAAGGCATTCCAGGCTCACAGTAATGGGCGTTTTAACGATGAGGTGATTCCTGTTGAAATCTTCAAGAAGAAAGAGGGAAAGATCATTCTCAACCAGGATGAGACGATAAATCCCGGATTGACAATAGAAAAAGCTAGCCTAGCTCCAGCCAGCTTCAAAGATAATGGGACGGTCACTCCCGCCAATGCCTGCAGTATCTCAGATGGAGCCAGCGCGATGCTGATCATGAGTGCTGAGAAGGCTGAAAAGCTGGGTTATGTTCCAATGGCAGAAATTGTCGCTTACGATTATGCTGGCGTTGAGCCGCATCGCATGGGAATTGCTCCTGCATATGCAGTTCCCAGGGCTTTGAGAAAAGCTGGGTTGAAGCTCGATGACATGGACTTGATTGAAGTCAACGAAGCTTTCGCCGGGCAGGTTCTATCGGTAGGCGCGGTGCTTGGTTGGGATTGGGCTAAGGTCAACGTCAATGGTGGTGCAATCGCCTTAGGTCATCCAGTCGGCTCATCTGGCTGCCGGATCGTAGTGACCCTGGTGCATGAGATGAGACATCGTAAGCAGGAAGGTGTATCAGGTAGATATGGATTAGCTACCCTGTGCGCAGAAGGTGGCCAGGGTTGTGCATTGATTGTCAAAACTGTAGGTTTATAA
- a CDS encoding acyl-CoA dehydrogenase translates to MIDFTFSEEQNLFRKAAREFAEIEIAPHVAKMEETGRNWEPVIKALGKGEMMAITIPEAYGGLGLGYVARLIALEEIARVSVATAMMMQVGGLGIEGLIKFGTEDQKKKYLPKLATVESFATTAVTEPSGGSDPKSCGTSYKKVNGSYVLNGRKCFITNSHIADVQIVLAISEDTPDTYSAFLIEKDTPGFKPTHEERKVGMRGCNTGELEITDCVVPAENLVGKEGKGMTVAMATISDVGRGGMVGCALGLHQACLDEAAKFANNRILYGKSISNLQAIQFKLADMKIELEAGRLLGYRAAALQDKGDRTGNEWAVAKYFTTEAAQRAAKNAVDIHGGYGCMEEFPVTRYLRDAYVLGPSAGTSDIMKVIVSKWVLS, encoded by the coding sequence ATGATTGACTTCACTTTTTCCGAGGAACAAAATTTATTTCGGAAAGCCGCCCGTGAGTTCGCCGAGATCGAAATTGCCCCCCATGTTGCCAAGATGGAGGAAACGGGTCGAAATTGGGAACCGGTTATTAAGGCTCTTGGCAAGGGTGAGATGATGGCCATTACTATTCCCGAAGCATACGGCGGATTGGGCTTGGGTTATGTGGCCAGATTAATTGCTCTGGAAGAAATTGCCCGTGTATCTGTTGCAACAGCAATGATGATGCAAGTTGGTGGATTAGGAATAGAAGGGCTGATCAAGTTTGGCACAGAAGATCAGAAGAAAAAATACTTGCCTAAACTGGCAACCGTAGAAAGCTTTGCTACCACTGCTGTGACGGAGCCATCGGGTGGTTCAGATCCGAAAAGTTGTGGCACCTCATATAAAAAAGTGAATGGCTCTTATGTGCTCAATGGGAGGAAATGTTTTATCACCAACTCGCATATAGCTGATGTTCAAATTGTGTTGGCCATTTCAGAAGATACCCCCGACACCTATTCAGCCTTCCTGATCGAAAAAGATACTCCGGGCTTCAAGCCAACCCATGAAGAGAGAAAAGTGGGTATGCGTGGCTGTAATACGGGCGAGCTGGAGATAACGGATTGTGTAGTGCCGGCTGAAAACCTGGTGGGAAAAGAAGGAAAGGGTATGACCGTTGCCATGGCAACCATCAGCGATGTGGGTCGCGGGGGTATGGTGGGTTGTGCTCTTGGTCTTCATCAAGCTTGTCTGGATGAGGCGGCGAAATTTGCCAATAACCGCATTTTATATGGGAAATCTATCAGCAACTTACAGGCGATACAGTTCAAGTTAGCGGATATGAAAATTGAGCTTGAGGCAGGTCGCCTGCTTGGTTATCGGGCTGCTGCACTGCAGGATAAGGGCGATCGTACGGGGAATGAGTGGGCAGTTGCCAAATACTTCACCACCGAAGCGGCCCAGAGAGCCGCAAAAAATGCGGTAGATATCCATGGTGGTTATGGCTGCATGGAGGAATTTCCGGTCACCCGCTATCTCCGCGATGCATACGTACTGGGACCCTCCGCGGGAACCTCAGATATTATGAAGGTGATTGTCTCCAAATGGGTTCTATCCTAG